One Falsarthrobacter nasiphocae DNA segment encodes these proteins:
- a CDS encoding enoyl-CoA hydratase: MSEYENILTETRERVGIITLNRPKALNALNEATMREVVRAARAFDADPGVGAVVLTGSEKAFAAGADIKEMADKSSMDMYLADWFAEWEQFTRLRIPVVAAVSGHALGGGCELAMMCDIVVASETARFGQPEINLGIFPGMGGSQRLTRAVGKSKAMDMILTGRTMTAEEAERAGLVSRVLPAEGFLDEAVAIAATIASKSKPVAMMAKEAVNAAFEMGLGQGVLFERRLFHSAFATKDQKEGMAAFVAKRDPEFTGE; encoded by the coding sequence GTGAGCGAGTACGAGAACATCCTCACCGAGACCCGGGAGCGCGTCGGCATCATCACGCTCAACCGGCCCAAGGCCCTCAACGCCCTCAATGAGGCGACGATGCGCGAGGTAGTCCGGGCCGCCCGGGCCTTCGATGCCGACCCGGGTGTCGGCGCCGTCGTGCTCACAGGCTCCGAGAAGGCGTTCGCCGCGGGCGCGGACATCAAGGAGATGGCGGACAAGTCCTCGATGGACATGTATCTCGCGGACTGGTTCGCCGAGTGGGAGCAGTTCACCCGGCTGCGCATCCCCGTGGTCGCGGCGGTCTCCGGGCACGCACTCGGCGGCGGCTGCGAGCTGGCGATGATGTGCGACATCGTCGTGGCGTCTGAGACCGCCCGGTTCGGCCAGCCCGAGATCAACCTCGGCATCTTCCCCGGGATGGGCGGGTCTCAGCGCCTGACCCGCGCGGTGGGCAAGTCCAAGGCCATGGACATGATCCTGACGGGGCGCACGATGACGGCCGAGGAGGCCGAGCGGGCAGGCCTTGTCTCCCGGGTGCTGCCCGCGGAGGGTTTCCTGGACGAGGCCGTGGCGATCGCCGCGACGATCGCCTCCAAGTCCAAGCCCGTGGCCATGATGGCGAAGGAGGCCGTCAACGCCGCCTTCGAGATGGGCCTCGGCCAGGGCGTGCTCTTCGAGCGGCGCCTCTTCCACTCCGCCTTCGCCACGAAGGACCAGAAAGAGGGCATGGCGGCGTTCGTGGCGAAGCGGGATCCCGAGTTCACGGGGGAGTAG
- a CDS encoding enoyl-CoA hydratase/isomerase family protein: MDTTEVMFERRGHLGAILLNRPKAINALSEAMVDGIRAQLAAWAEDPDVAQVAVRGAGERGLCAGGDIVALRQAAVDGQPEAARAFFEREYAMDAAIAEYSKPYVAFMDGIVLGGGVGVSAHGSVRVVTERTRLGMPETGIGFVPDIGASKLLSEAPGELGTWMALTGEMISGADAIALGLADWYVPSERLEELARALETEPAVDAVRKFAVEPPEPALLADREWIDSCFSSDDPVEIVARLRASGHEDTAATIESKSPSSTFVTLALLRRAPGLTLREALAAELRVGMALFSSGEMVEGIRAQVVDKDRNPSWNPPTLAEVSRERLATLLAGGEGADDDAAAGQGPAGGAGDGSTEAAGRQDTAGKDA, from the coding sequence GTGGACACCACCGAGGTCATGTTCGAGCGCCGGGGGCATCTCGGCGCCATTCTGCTCAACCGCCCGAAGGCCATCAACGCGCTGAGCGAGGCGATGGTGGACGGGATCCGCGCCCAGCTCGCCGCGTGGGCGGAGGACCCGGACGTGGCCCAGGTGGCCGTCCGCGGCGCCGGCGAGCGAGGCCTGTGTGCCGGTGGAGACATCGTCGCCCTCCGCCAGGCCGCCGTCGACGGCCAGCCCGAGGCCGCCCGCGCGTTCTTCGAGCGCGAGTACGCCATGGACGCCGCGATCGCCGAGTATTCGAAGCCGTACGTCGCGTTCATGGACGGGATCGTCCTGGGCGGCGGCGTGGGCGTCTCCGCGCACGGCAGCGTCCGGGTCGTCACGGAGCGCACCCGCCTCGGCATGCCGGAGACGGGCATCGGGTTCGTCCCGGACATCGGCGCGTCGAAGCTTCTCTCCGAGGCGCCGGGCGAGCTGGGGACGTGGATGGCGTTGACGGGCGAGATGATCTCGGGCGCGGATGCCATCGCGCTGGGCCTCGCGGACTGGTACGTGCCGTCCGAGCGCCTCGAGGAGCTCGCGCGCGCCCTGGAGACCGAGCCGGCGGTGGACGCGGTGCGCAAGTTCGCCGTCGAGCCCCCGGAGCCCGCGCTCCTCGCGGACCGCGAGTGGATCGACTCCTGCTTCTCCTCGGACGACCCGGTGGAGATTGTGGCGCGCCTGCGCGCCTCCGGTCACGAGGACACGGCCGCGACGATCGAGTCGAAGTCCCCCTCCTCGACGTTCGTCACCCTCGCTCTCCTGCGCCGCGCCCCCGGCCTCACCCTGCGGGAGGCCCTCGCGGCCGAGCTCCGGGTCGGCATGGCTCTCTTCTCCTCCGGCGAGATGGTGGAGGGCATCCGCGCGCAGGTCGTGGACAAGGACCGCAACCCCTCCTGGAATCCCCCCACTCTCGCGGAGGTCTCGCGGGAGCGCCTCGCCACGCTTCTGGCCGGCGGAGAGGGAGCCGACGACGACGCAGCCGCCGGCCAGGGCCCCGCGGGCGGTGCGGGAGATGGCTCCACCGAGGCGGCCGGCCGACAGGACACGGCTGGAAAGGATGCCTAG
- a CDS encoding exodeoxyribonuclease III, whose protein sequence is MKIATWNVNSLRARADRVEAWLERSDADVLAIQETKCKDENFPWELFERAGYEVAHFGLSQWNGVAIVSRVGLEDVQRTFAGQPEFGKGGKDPIQEARAMSAVCGGVRVWSLYVPNGRGLQDEHMGYKLQWLDVLRGEAKAWLEADPEAKLALVGDWNIAPKDEDVWDIELFKREGYTHVSEPERAAFQAFLDLGFTDPVRAEHPGPGVYTYWDYTQLRFPRKEGMRIDFQLLSPALAKSVTRTWIDRDERKGKGASDHAPVVVEFSEGTEA, encoded by the coding sequence GTGAAGATCGCAACCTGGAACGTCAACTCCCTCCGTGCCCGCGCCGACCGAGTGGAGGCCTGGCTCGAGCGCAGCGACGCCGACGTCCTGGCGATCCAAGAGACCAAGTGCAAGGACGAGAACTTCCCGTGGGAGCTCTTCGAGCGCGCGGGCTACGAGGTGGCGCACTTCGGCCTGAGCCAGTGGAACGGCGTGGCCATCGTGTCCCGGGTGGGCCTGGAGGACGTGCAGCGCACGTTCGCCGGTCAGCCCGAGTTCGGCAAGGGCGGCAAGGACCCCATTCAGGAGGCCCGTGCCATGAGCGCCGTCTGCGGCGGCGTCCGCGTCTGGTCCCTCTACGTGCCCAACGGGCGCGGGCTCCAGGACGAGCACATGGGGTACAAGCTCCAGTGGCTCGACGTCCTGCGCGGCGAGGCCAAGGCCTGGCTCGAGGCGGACCCGGAGGCCAAACTGGCGCTGGTCGGAGACTGGAACATCGCCCCGAAGGACGAGGATGTCTGGGACATCGAGCTCTTCAAGCGCGAGGGCTACACGCACGTCTCCGAGCCTGAGCGGGCCGCGTTCCAGGCCTTCCTCGACCTCGGCTTCACCGACCCGGTCCGCGCCGAGCACCCCGGCCCCGGCGTCTACACGTACTGGGACTACACGCAGCTGCGCTTCCCCCGCAAGGAGGGCATGCGCATTGACTTCCAGCTCCTCTCGCCGGCCCTGGCCAAGAGCGTGACGCGCACGTGGATCGACCGGGATGAGCGCAAGGGCAAGGGCGCCTCGGACCACGCGCCCGTCGTCGTCGAATTCTCCGAGGGAACCGAAGCGTGA
- a CDS encoding type IV toxin-antitoxin system AbiEi family antitoxin yields MHELMPMTAHHLLSAHEINLRSEIPLGALDAGALTRARLQSPRGSSDVELVYLPSGTVESIPENRGITTPFLDDGTPHPPPLVVLAPYISPRSAEAFRRMGVNYVDMSGNMNLKFGGTYIEIQGRPKGPWAEVQARLRVSEKGSLFTPRRSQVIFALLAWPQLRQAPQREVAEAAGVSLGLVNSTVGLLVREGFVVRDQDGVRLTRREDLEQIWLSSYPTGLGPALELRRLEGDIDRRVTPSAAVVLGGESAVPDLIRPTTLTVYTNGSWKELAVRNRWRAPSTGEGNIVIRRKFWTEPDGTSVDTGLRSEVAPALLVRADLMASRDPRQWEVAKQIALPYV; encoded by the coding sequence ATGCACGAGCTCATGCCGATGACCGCCCACCACCTCCTCTCAGCCCACGAGATCAATCTCCGGAGCGAGATTCCTCTCGGCGCCTTGGACGCCGGCGCCCTGACACGTGCGCGCTTGCAAAGCCCGCGGGGGTCGAGCGACGTCGAGTTGGTCTATCTTCCTTCCGGCACCGTGGAATCCATCCCGGAGAACAGGGGGATCACGACTCCCTTTCTGGACGATGGCACTCCTCACCCGCCTCCCTTGGTGGTGCTCGCGCCGTACATCTCCCCGCGCAGCGCCGAGGCCTTCCGGCGGATGGGGGTGAACTATGTGGACATGTCGGGCAACATGAACCTGAAGTTCGGGGGCACGTACATCGAGATCCAGGGGCGGCCGAAGGGTCCGTGGGCAGAGGTGCAAGCCCGACTTCGAGTCTCGGAGAAGGGGAGTCTGTTCACCCCCCGCCGTTCGCAGGTGATTTTTGCTCTTCTTGCCTGGCCTCAGTTGAGGCAGGCACCCCAGCGGGAGGTGGCGGAGGCCGCGGGCGTCTCCCTTGGCCTCGTCAACAGCACTGTCGGCCTTCTCGTCCGGGAGGGGTTCGTTGTCCGAGACCAGGACGGAGTGCGCCTCACGCGAAGAGAAGACCTTGAACAGATTTGGTTGAGCTCCTATCCGACTGGGCTTGGCCCCGCCTTGGAACTGCGGCGCTTGGAGGGCGATATCGACCGACGCGTGACGCCATCGGCAGCGGTGGTGTTGGGCGGTGAGTCCGCCGTGCCCGACCTCATCCGACCTACGACGCTGACGGTCTACACAAACGGCTCGTGGAAAGAGCTGGCAGTCCGCAACCGTTGGCGGGCCCCGAGCACGGGGGAGGGCAATATTGTGATTCGCCGGAAGTTCTGGACCGAGCCGGATGGAACCAGTGTCGACACGGGCCTCCGGTCCGAAGTGGCTCCCGCTTTGCTCGTCAGGGCAGACCTCATGGCGTCGAGGGACCCCCGCCAGTGGGAGGTCGCGAAACAGATCGCGCTGCCCTATGTATGA
- a CDS encoding IS1249 family transposase, whose product MPLPANRPRCGVCAQPLIKNGTTSAGRPRYRCSSCGASTTPARRDDLTRAHQIHRFEDWLLGRTTQGEHGPARTFRRQHAWCWNVAPEPVLTGEVHRVLMLDGTYFNTWCALVAYTGEHVVAWQFCDREKRASWAALLEMIPAPEIVIVDGNAAALTVIGELWPATRVQRCLFHLLHRVDEHLTRRPVLQAGRQLRSLARALPKVSSLDQAASWEASLAAWHGAWRALLTERTYARAGLVRPSSVPVSAAWWYTHQRLRRAYFTLERVRKAGHLFTWLEQARPGEVLPRTTSPLEGGVNAGLKELFRLHRGIPRHRAPVAAAWYFRSLSVDTRPASELIRPEHYQAREDTIAGVEDVIGPELWGTGFSWEDGNGTQRGWAGRP is encoded by the coding sequence ATGCCCCTTCCCGCGAATCGGCCCCGTTGTGGTGTATGCGCCCAGCCCCTGATCAAGAACGGCACGACCAGCGCAGGACGCCCGCGCTACCGATGCTCATCCTGCGGAGCGTCCACCACCCCAGCCCGCCGGGATGACCTGACACGGGCCCACCAGATCCACCGCTTCGAGGACTGGCTCCTTGGACGTACGACCCAGGGCGAGCACGGGCCCGCTCGCACATTCCGCCGCCAACATGCCTGGTGCTGGAACGTGGCCCCGGAACCAGTACTGACCGGGGAAGTCCACCGGGTGCTGATGCTGGATGGGACGTACTTCAACACCTGGTGCGCGCTCGTGGCCTACACCGGTGAGCATGTCGTGGCGTGGCAGTTCTGCGACCGGGAGAAGCGCGCGTCCTGGGCCGCGCTGCTGGAGATGATCCCGGCCCCGGAGATCGTCATCGTCGACGGGAACGCCGCGGCTCTGACCGTGATCGGCGAGCTGTGGCCCGCCACCCGGGTTCAACGGTGTCTCTTTCATCTGCTTCACCGGGTGGATGAGCATCTCACTCGTCGGCCCGTGCTACAGGCAGGGCGGCAACTGCGGTCGCTGGCCCGGGCGTTGCCGAAGGTCTCCTCCCTGGACCAGGCGGCCTCGTGGGAGGCTTCGTTGGCCGCGTGGCATGGGGCCTGGCGGGCGCTTCTGACGGAGCGCACGTACGCCCGTGCTGGCCTGGTGAGGCCCTCGAGCGTGCCTGTGAGCGCGGCGTGGTGGTACACGCATCAGCGTCTTCGGCGGGCGTATTTCACCCTGGAACGCGTTCGCAAAGCCGGGCATCTCTTCACCTGGTTGGAACAAGCCAGGCCCGGGGAAGTGCTGCCGCGTACGACAAGCCCGCTCGAGGGTGGGGTCAATGCCGGGCTCAAGGAACTCTTCCGACTGCATCGCGGGATCCCCAGGCACCGGGCCCCCGTGGCGGCGGCCTGGTATTTCCGGTCCTTGAGCGTGGACACTCGACCAGCAAGCGAGCTCATCCGCCCTGAGCACTACCAGGCCCGGGAGGACACCATCGCGGGGGTCGAGGACGTGATCGGGCCCGAGCTGTGGGGCACCGGGTTCAGCTGGGAGGACGGGAACGGAACCCAGCGAGGGTGGGCAGGACGGCCATGA
- a CDS encoding MFS transporter, whose amino-acid sequence MRETPTAPARSSADDEAAAAVTPAGHAAPQPHPDHPSHEGSPRRKAVVASAAVGQFVEFYDFLVYAYVASSISHHFFPPGDPLAGTLQTFGVFALGFSMRPLGGVLFSHLGDRIGRRRVLAAVILLMGAATAAIGLLPTYAQVGVWAPILLTACRMVQGLSAGAETIGSNTLVAEHAPPRRRALYVSLSSTCINIPGIFAASLVLALTKTMGAAAFAETGWRWCFLLGGVFALVGLIIRFRVEESPEFERTRKADALPRVPVLESLREHPRFIALAFALSVLSGLGFYTMSGYMTTYLTGTAGLASTQALASNAIALSVLLVLQPLAGWASDVVGRGRMLTAGALAIAVVAYPAYLLAGSGTFAGAVGGQILLAAALATYFGPVTSAVLEIFPARVRFSAAALAFNLAYLLFAGTAPFVSAWLVSVTRTTTAPAVYLAAVGIVVAAVTLLFRPRGPLTDGGSR is encoded by the coding sequence GTGCGAGAAACCCCCACAGCCCCCGCCCGCTCCTCTGCCGACGACGAGGCTGCCGCCGCAGTCACCCCCGCCGGCCACGCGGCCCCGCAGCCCCACCCGGACCACCCGAGCCACGAGGGCTCGCCCCGCCGCAAGGCCGTCGTCGCCTCCGCAGCCGTGGGCCAGTTTGTGGAGTTCTACGACTTCCTGGTCTATGCCTACGTGGCCTCGAGCATCAGCCACCACTTCTTCCCGCCGGGCGACCCGCTCGCAGGAACCCTTCAGACCTTTGGCGTGTTTGCCCTCGGGTTCTCGATGCGGCCCCTGGGCGGCGTGCTGTTCTCGCACCTCGGGGACCGGATCGGGCGCCGCCGCGTCCTCGCCGCGGTCATCCTGCTCATGGGCGCGGCCACCGCGGCCATCGGCCTCCTGCCCACATACGCGCAGGTGGGCGTCTGGGCGCCGATTCTCCTCACGGCGTGCCGCATGGTCCAGGGCCTTTCGGCTGGCGCGGAGACGATCGGGAGCAACACCCTCGTCGCCGAGCACGCTCCGCCGCGACGCCGCGCGCTCTACGTCAGCCTGTCCTCCACCTGCATCAACATCCCGGGCATTTTCGCGGCAAGCCTCGTGCTGGCCTTGACGAAGACCATGGGCGCTGCGGCGTTCGCGGAGACGGGGTGGCGCTGGTGCTTCCTGCTCGGCGGGGTCTTCGCCCTCGTGGGCCTGATCATTCGATTCAGGGTCGAGGAGTCGCCGGAGTTCGAGCGCACGCGCAAGGCCGACGCGCTCCCCCGCGTCCCCGTGCTCGAGTCCCTGCGCGAGCACCCGCGGTTCATCGCCTTGGCCTTTGCCCTCTCGGTCCTCTCCGGCCTTGGTTTCTACACGATGAGCGGGTACATGACGACGTACCTCACGGGCACGGCGGGACTCGCGTCCACGCAGGCACTCGCGAGCAACGCCATCGCCTTGAGCGTCCTCCTCGTGCTTCAGCCTCTCGCCGGCTGGGCGTCCGACGTCGTCGGCCGTGGCCGCATGCTCACCGCCGGCGCCCTGGCCATCGCCGTGGTCGCCTACCCCGCGTACCTGCTGGCCGGCAGCGGGACGTTCGCGGGCGCGGTGGGTGGGCAGATCCTTCTGGCCGCGGCCTTGGCCACGTACTTCGGCCCGGTGACGAGCGCGGTGCTGGAGATTTTCCCGGCGCGCGTGCGCTTCTCGGCGGCGGCCCTCGCGTTCAACCTCGCGTATTTGCTCTTCGCGGGCACCGCGCCTTTCGTCTCCGCGTGGCTGGTGTCCGTGACTCGGACGACGACGGCTCCGGCCGTCTACCTGGCCGCCGTGGGGATCGTTGTGGCCGCCGTGACTCTGTTGTTCCGCCCGCGCGGGCCCCTCACCGACGGGGGTTCCCGGTGA
- a CDS encoding metallopeptidase family protein: MIELTDLEFDLALNEAMDNLPPRLAEVISGLGNVAVLVEDRYVPGPGEDPDLQLWGVYEGVPLTERTFDSEIGALPDAIILFKETFLQACETYDDVVDEIITTIVHEAAHHFGISDARLHELGWG, translated from the coding sequence GTGATCGAGCTGACGGATCTGGAGTTTGACCTGGCCCTGAACGAGGCCATGGACAACCTGCCGCCCAGGCTTGCTGAGGTGATCTCCGGGCTGGGGAACGTGGCCGTCTTGGTGGAGGACCGCTACGTGCCGGGCCCTGGGGAGGACCCTGACCTGCAACTGTGGGGGGTCTACGAGGGCGTCCCTCTCACGGAACGGACGTTCGATTCGGAGATCGGGGCCTTGCCGGACGCGATCATCCTGTTCAAGGAGACCTTCCTTCAGGCCTGCGAGACGTACGACGACGTCGTGGACGAGATCATCACGACCATCGTCCACGAGGCCGCACACCACTTCGGCATCTCTGATGCCCGCCTGCACGAGCTCGGCTGGGGCTAG
- a CDS encoding universal stress protein produces MTEHTEKSQDRYGVLVGYDGSKSADCALAWAAREAQRTGLDLTIVTAYTSPAYTLMGLEAAVVPVEDDALQLGAVDIAQDGRKKAAEHGVDAHAFTAHGDAAGVLRDLSERAEMLVLGARGRGGFMGLLVGSTASAVPAHAKCPSVIVPTVCGEGLEAKPGREDVVVVGVDGSERGRLAALLAAERALGLGYPLRLVCALPHLTTSVAWVPPAESVESMRSEVTVHLRAARDWLLSHFPDLEIQTEILEGVPAKVLTEMSSHVALTVVGARGGGGFVGMLLGSTSQSVLSQARGPIMVVPERGEDPRLANRPDFGPTPRGF; encoded by the coding sequence TTGACGGAGCACACCGAGAAGTCACAGGACCGCTACGGCGTCCTTGTGGGGTACGACGGTTCGAAGAGCGCCGACTGCGCTCTCGCCTGGGCCGCGCGAGAGGCCCAGCGGACCGGGCTGGACCTGACGATCGTCACCGCGTACACCTCACCGGCCTACACGCTGATGGGCCTCGAGGCCGCGGTGGTGCCGGTCGAGGACGACGCCCTTCAGCTCGGCGCGGTCGACATCGCGCAGGACGGACGAAAGAAGGCGGCCGAGCACGGCGTCGACGCTCATGCCTTCACCGCTCACGGGGACGCCGCAGGCGTCCTGCGGGACCTTTCCGAGCGGGCTGAGATGCTCGTCCTCGGAGCCCGCGGCCGCGGCGGCTTCATGGGCCTGCTCGTGGGCTCGACCGCCTCCGCGGTGCCCGCCCACGCGAAGTGCCCCAGCGTCATCGTTCCCACAGTCTGCGGGGAGGGACTCGAGGCGAAGCCGGGCCGCGAGGACGTCGTGGTCGTCGGCGTTGACGGCTCCGAAAGGGGGCGCCTCGCCGCTCTCCTGGCCGCAGAGCGAGCCCTGGGCCTGGGGTACCCCCTGCGCCTGGTGTGCGCGCTGCCGCACCTCACGACGTCCGTGGCCTGGGTGCCGCCCGCTGAAAGCGTCGAGTCCATGCGGAGCGAAGTCACGGTCCACCTGCGGGCGGCCCGAGACTGGCTGCTCTCTCACTTCCCGGACCTCGAGATTCAGACGGAGATCCTCGAGGGTGTGCCGGCCAAAGTCCTGACAGAGATGAGCTCGCACGTTGCCCTGACGGTCGTGGGCGCACGCGGCGGCGGCGGCTTCGTGGGCATGCTGCTCGGCTCCACGTCCCAGTCCGTCCTCTCCCAGGCCCGCGGGCCCATCATGGTGGTGCCCGAGCGTGGTGAGGACCCCCGTCTGGCGAACCGTCCGGACTTCGGTCCCACGCCCCGCGGGTTCTAG
- a CDS encoding copper resistance CopC family protein, translating into MTRTPGQRGRASRRKQMHGPSRLSAPTALLLGLLVALVAGLWAPAAHAEESFLTAAHPAASAEANPAPLEVRLTFQEAPAAGSLVISVKDSKGREWAPNPPEVTGAVARQPLTAGAPAGTYSVTWEAIRPDGTPAHGRYSYTVTTGREAGTQVQGGPTVPAAPGSTDERKAVEAAGGGQTQPVSIVVFILIMLGVIALLVVGLGARRKLIEKEQADTPPAQTGSRTDDSPRV; encoded by the coding sequence GTGACGCGCACCCCGGGGCAGCGCGGCCGGGCCAGCCGCCGAAAGCAGATGCACGGCCCCTCACGTCTCAGCGCGCCGACGGCACTGCTCCTCGGCCTGCTGGTCGCCCTCGTTGCGGGGCTCTGGGCCCCTGCCGCCCACGCGGAGGAGTCCTTCCTCACCGCAGCACATCCCGCCGCCTCAGCTGAAGCGAACCCCGCTCCGCTCGAGGTGCGACTGACCTTCCAGGAGGCGCCAGCCGCGGGCAGCCTCGTCATCAGCGTGAAGGACAGCAAGGGGCGCGAATGGGCGCCCAACCCGCCAGAAGTGACGGGGGCGGTGGCCCGCCAGCCCCTCACCGCAGGTGCCCCCGCCGGAACATATTCCGTCACGTGGGAGGCCATCCGGCCGGACGGGACCCCGGCCCACGGCCGGTACTCCTACACCGTGACGACGGGCCGGGAAGCCGGAACACAGGTTCAGGGCGGTCCCACCGTCCCGGCCGCGCCCGGCTCCACGGACGAGCGAAAGGCGGTTGAGGCCGCAGGCGGCGGCCAGACGCAGCCGGTGTCCATCGTCGTGTTCATCCTCATAATGCTGGGGGTCATCGCCCTCCTCGTGGTGGGGCTCGGCGCACGACGAAAGCTGATCGAGAAGGAACAGGCGGACACGCCTCCCGCTCAGACAGGGTCCCGGACCGACGACTCGCCCCGGGTGTAG
- a CDS encoding electron transfer flavoprotein subunit alpha/FixB family protein — translation MNILVDLGHAESIASAEAELLTMALSLADGGVVSALTHVPLQDQLVADLGPYGVGRVFAPQTVAADVSATDTGLLESVIRETGPRLVLASPTADATEWFGRLGARLGAAVITEAIALAEDRTVTKSVLAGTHTTRVVPKTDLVFVTVKANSIEAQPAPSATTPQTHRCEPGIARPAARIVSTSPAPVSDRPKLTEARVVVAGGRGLDGDFSLVEQLADELGGAVGASRAATDAGWIEHSAQIGQTGVTVSPQLFVSVGISGAVQQRAGMQTSKVIVAINKDEEAQVFEIADFGIVGDLNDVLPQAIAEIRRRRG, via the coding sequence ATGAACATCCTCGTAGACCTTGGCCATGCGGAGTCCATCGCCTCCGCCGAGGCAGAACTACTCACGATGGCCCTCAGCCTCGCCGACGGCGGCGTGGTCTCTGCCCTGACGCACGTTCCCCTGCAGGATCAGCTTGTCGCCGACCTCGGGCCGTACGGGGTGGGGCGCGTCTTCGCTCCCCAGACAGTCGCCGCAGACGTCTCGGCCACCGACACGGGACTGCTGGAGTCTGTCATCCGCGAGACCGGCCCTCGGCTCGTCCTCGCGAGCCCCACAGCAGATGCCACAGAATGGTTCGGACGCCTTGGAGCGCGGCTCGGAGCGGCCGTCATCACGGAGGCCATCGCGCTCGCGGAGGACCGAACCGTGACCAAGTCCGTCCTCGCGGGCACTCACACCACGCGGGTCGTCCCCAAGACGGACCTCGTCTTCGTCACGGTCAAGGCCAACAGCATCGAGGCCCAGCCGGCCCCATCGGCGACCACGCCCCAGACGCACCGGTGTGAGCCGGGCATCGCCCGACCAGCGGCGCGCATCGTGAGCACGAGCCCCGCCCCCGTCTCGGACCGCCCCAAGCTCACGGAGGCGCGCGTCGTCGTCGCTGGAGGCCGCGGCCTTGACGGCGACTTCAGCCTCGTCGAGCAGCTGGCGGACGAGCTCGGCGGTGCCGTCGGCGCCTCGCGCGCAGCTACAGACGCCGGCTGGATTGAGCACAGCGCCCAGATCGGCCAGACCGGCGTCACCGTGTCCCCGCAGCTCTTCGTGTCCGTGGGAATTTCCGGCGCAGTGCAACAGCGGGCAGGCATGCAGACGTCCAAGGTCATCGTGGCCATCAACAAGGACGAGGAGGCTCAAGTCTTTGAGATTGCGGACTTCGGCATCGTCGGCGACCTCAACGACGTGCTTCCCCAGGCCATCGCGGAGATCCGGCGCCGCCGGGGCTGA
- a CDS encoding electron transfer flavoprotein subunit beta/FixA family protein produces the protein MSSLNIVVPVKHVPDAQLERGFTEDLTLDRANSILSELDEYPLEAAMALREARPEAAISVFALCMGPAQASAAVKKALQLGADAGFHVLDDALAGSDALGTARTLAAAIAHIGAEHGGVDLVLTGMTATDAETSLVPAQLAELLDLPLVTRADSLEWSTSEGADLAATRATAHATANVETRLPALVSVTDQANTPRYPNFKAIMAAKKKPVTVLSLEDLGLDASQVGSAGALIEVMGADRRPERQQGEIIRDEGDAGVKLVDFLAAERLI, from the coding sequence ATGAGCTCTCTGAACATCGTCGTGCCCGTCAAGCATGTCCCGGACGCCCAGCTGGAGCGCGGGTTTACCGAGGACCTGACTCTTGACCGCGCCAACTCCATCCTCTCGGAGCTGGACGAGTACCCCCTCGAGGCCGCCATGGCCCTCCGGGAGGCCCGCCCTGAGGCCGCCATCAGCGTGTTCGCGCTCTGCATGGGGCCGGCCCAGGCCTCCGCTGCGGTCAAGAAAGCGCTTCAGCTCGGCGCGGACGCCGGCTTCCACGTGCTCGACGACGCCCTGGCCGGATCCGACGCCCTCGGCACCGCACGGACCCTCGCGGCCGCCATCGCCCATATCGGGGCTGAGCACGGCGGCGTGGACCTCGTCCTCACCGGCATGACAGCCACGGACGCCGAAACCTCGCTCGTTCCCGCCCAGCTCGCCGAGCTCCTGGACTTGCCGCTCGTGACCCGGGCGGACTCGCTGGAGTGGTCGACCTCCGAGGGCGCGGACCTTGCCGCCACTCGCGCCACCGCCCACGCAACGGCCAACGTCGAGACGAGGCTTCCAGCCCTCGTGTCCGTGACCGACCAGGCCAACACCCCTCGTTACCCAAACTTCAAGGCGATCATGGCCGCGAAGAAGAAGCCCGTCACCGTGCTCTCACTGGAGGACCTCGGTCTCGACGCGTCACAGGTGGGCTCCGCCGGAGCGCTGATCGAGGTCATGGGCGCCGACCGCCGCCCGGAGCGTCAGCAGGGCGAGATCATCCGGGATGAGGGGGACGCCGGCGTGAAGCTCGTGGACTTCCTTGCCGCCGAACGCCTGATCTGA